CGATGGCCCGCAGGATGTGGGACAGGGCCCAGGCCTGGCCACGGGCTTCATAGAAGACGTTGTCGATCTGCAGCCAGGGCGTCTCGACGATCTCTTCGCTGACATCCGGCACCTTGCCGGAGGCGACGGCGGCCTCCGGGTTGACGTCGGTGTTCAGGCGCACCCGCCCGACGCTGGCGGACAGCCGCTGGGACAGGGAGCCGAGGCGGGTAGCGACGTCACCCAGCCAGTTGTTCAGGTTGTCGGCGCGGGTGTAGAACTGCGCGCCGGGCTGGTTCGGGTCCGACAGGCGGGCGAGGTAGCGGTCAAGGGAGCGGATGCCTTCCTTGTACTCGGCTTCGGAGGCGGGCAGCGCCCAGCTCTTGTTGTCGAAGTTGAAGCGCGGCTCGGCACGGGCCAGGTCGGCGTCCTCGGTGGACTGGGACTGGGAGCGGGCGAAGTCCTTGCGCAGGGCGCGGGAGAGGTCGCGCACCTGCACCAGCACGCCGTATTCCCAGCTGGGCATGTTGTCGAGCCAGAGGCCGGGCGGGGCGAGGTCGTTGGAAAGGTAGCCGCCGCTCTTGTCCAGCAGGGTCTGGCCGACGGTCTTCAGGGTTTCCACCGTGGTGTAGCCGCTGACCATCTGCCGGCCGGCGCGCTCGGCGGCGGCCTGGGCGTTCTGCTGCACCGGGAAGAGCTCGGGCTCGCGGCTCCAGTACCAGCCCACCACCAGGCAGGCCAGCAGGTAGATCAGCACCAGGCTGCCGAGGGCACGGCTCAGCCAGACGCCTCCCACATAGCTGCGCACATCGTCCACCGAGTCGTCGACGCGCTCGCGCGCCTCGCCCATACGCTTCTTCCAGTCCAGCATGGCAGTGTCCTTCGAATATCGATCAGCACGGAGAGGTTTGACCACGCCCTGTCGCAGAGGTTGTGGTCGAGTCCAGCACTATAAGGGAAGCGCGGTCGGCGCGCAGGCGTCACGGGTCAAACCCATCGCAGGTGGAACCAGGAATGCCGCTTTCCGACAAGGCGACGCACCGGGGGCATCCGCCTTTTCGCGGGGCCGGGACAGATGGCACTGGCGTACCGACGATAAGCTGATAGCATGGCGCCATCATCTAGATCGTCTCCAGGCGACCTCCCGGCCATGACCGAGCAAGAAGATCCCAGCCGCGACCGGCTCAAGCATCACTTCGCCCAGCGCGTGATCAACCAGGCGCGGCATGTGCTGGAGATCTGGCAGCGCCTGCAGCGCAGCGAATGGAGCGCCGCCTGCATGGCCGAGCTGGCCGAGGCCAGCCTCAACCTGCAGCGCTACGCCGAACGCTTCGAGCAACCCGAGCACAGGCACCTGGCGCAGGCCATCGGCAATTGCCTGCGGGGTGTCGAGGAGAATCGCGGACGCCTCTCCAGCGACCTGATCACCGAGCTCAGCCTGTTGATGCAGCGCCTGTCGCGCACCGGCCTGCGCCAGGGCGACCCGTTCGAGCAGACCTTCCTGCCGCCCCTGCGCAAGCCGGTCTACCTGGCCCTGCAGAGCACGGACCGCGCCGAACGCCTGACCCAGCAGCTGGAGTTCTTCGGCCTCAACGCCCAGCGATGCGAAAGCGCCAATGCCTTTCGCGCCTCGATGGCGGAGCGCCACCCCTCGGCGATCGTCATGGAAGTGGATTTCGCCGGTCCCGGCGTCGGCCTGGAACTGGCCCGGGAAGCCCAGCAGGGCCTGGACCAGAAGCTGCCGGTGATCTTCTTCAGCCATGAGGATACCGATGCCCAGACCCGCCTGGCGGCGGTGCGTGCCGGCGGCCAGGAGTTCTTCACCGGCGCCCTGGACGCCTCCAGCCTGCTGGAGAAGCTGGAAACCCTGACCCGCACCGCCCACTACGACCCCTTCAAGGTGCTGGTGGTGGACGACTCCCGCGCCCAGGCCACCCACACCGAGCTGGTGCTCAACGCCGCGGGCATCGTCACCCGGGTCGTCACCGAGCCGGTCCAGACCCTCTCGGTCCTGGCGGATTTCCAGCCGGACCTGATCATCCTCGACATGTACATGCCCGAATGCCTGGGCACCGAACTGGCCAAGGTGATCCGCCAGCATGAGCGCTACGTCAGCGTGCCGATCATCTACCTGTCCGCCGAAGACGACCTGGACAAGCAGCTCGACGCCATGAGCGAGGGCGGCGACGACTTCCTCACCAAACCCATCAAGCCGCGCCACCTGATCGCCACCGTGCGCACCCGGGCGACGCGCGCCCGCAGCCTCAAGGCGAGGATGGTGCGCGACAGCCTCACCGGCCTGTTCAACCACACCCACACCCTGCAACTGCTCGAGGACGCCAGCTCCCGCACCCGCCGGGAAGGCAAGCCGCTGTGCTTCGCCATGCTGGACATCGACCACTTCAAGCGGGTCAACGACACCTACGGCCACCCCATGGGCGACCGGGTGATCAAGAGCCTCGCCCTGTTCCTCAAGCAGCGCCTGCGCAAGACCGACTTCATCGGCCGCTACGGCGGCGAGGAGTTCGCCGTGGTGCTGCCGGACACCGACCTGGAAGCGGCACGACGGGTGCTGGAGGGGATCCGCCAACGCTTCGCGGAGATCCGCTACCCGGCCCAACCCCATGACCTGAGCTGCACCTTCAGCTGCGGCATCGCCCAACTGCGGGACGACCAGGACATCAACCAGCTGTCCAGGCTGGCCGACGAGGCGCTCTACCGCGCCAAGCACGGCGGGCGCAACCGGGTGGAACTGCACCGGGACTGAAGCCCGTCGTCACGGGACTGTCACCAAACGGCAATATCATCCGGCCATCTCCCAGAGCCCGAGCGGCTCCGCAGGTGGCCGGAACGGCCGGGCGGACCCTGCGGGCTGACTGTCTGCCGAGGTTCCCGATGCGCCTGAAACTGCTCACCAACCTGATAACCCTGCTGCTGGTCACCGTCTGCCTGGCGCTGGGCGCCACCCTCTGGTGGTCGCAGCGGGCGCTGGAGCGGCCCTACCAGCTCATGGAGCAGTACCTGGAGCTGGCCCAGCGCTTCCGTGGCGAGGTGGCGGACAATGTCCAGGGCTACCTCGCCAGCGGCGACGCCCTGCGTCACAGCGCCGCCAGCCAGGGCATCGACAGCCTGGAGCAACGCCTCGACCAACTGCCCGACGACCTCGCCGACGACCTGCGCCCCAGCTTCAACGAACTGCGGGAGTTCACCCGTGGCGAACTGCTGGCCGCCGGCAAGCTGGCGGGCGATCCCCAGGGACTGCTGATCCAGGCCGAACGGGAGATCGCCGGCGCCCTTGACCAACTGGCCCGCTACGCCGACGAATCCGCCAGCCCGACCGCCGCCGATTACCGGGCACCGCTGTTCATCGGCGCCCAGCACCTCAACCGCCTGAGCCAGGCCCGCGCCAAGCTGGTGGAAAGCGGCCGTGACGAACTGGCGGTCGACGTGGAGCGGGAGCTGGAAGCCCTGACCCGGGACAGCGCCGCGCTGGATGCCCTGCCCCTGCTGGGCGTCGCCGACAGCGGCGCCTCCGCCGCCGACGACTTCGCCGCCATGATGGGCCTGGAGAGCCAGGGCGAAACCAGCCAGGCGGAGGACCGCGGCATCGCCCTCAAGCGCGAGCTGTCAGGCCTGCTCAAGCGCTACCCCGGCGAGCTGGCCCGTACCCGCGAGCTGATCCAGCGACGCGTCGAACTGGCCCGCGCCACCGCCCACCGCCTGGAGGCCCTGCAGGGCGCCCTCGCCGCCCTGGAACCCCGGGTACGCGCCGAGCACGGCCGGATCCAGGGCGAGGTGCGCCTGATCCAGGGCCTGATGATCGGCCTGATCCTGCTGCTGGCCCTGGGCATCGACCGCATCCAGCGCCGCCTGACCCAGGTGCTCGGCCATCTGGTGAAAGCCCTGGGCGCCTGGGCCGCCGGCGACTTCAGCCGGCCCATGGCCCTGGGCTCGAACACCCTGGACCTGCGGCGCATCGAGGAATCCCTGAATCGCCTGCGGGACTACCTGGGGGAACTGGTGGGCACCATCCGCCAGCACGCCGAACAGGTGGCCGGCAGCAGCACCACCCTGACCCACCTGAACAACGGCCTGCATGCCAGCGCCGAGGACCAGGCCGGCGGCACCGCGCAGATCCGCGATGCCCTCGGCGAACTGGAGGCCACCATCCAGCAGGTGGCCGGCGACGCCAGCCTCGCCGCCGACGCCAGCCGCGACGCCGGGCGCGCCGTGGAGCAGGGCCAGGGGGTGATCGACCAGAGCCTGGCCGGCCTGCACCAGCTGGTGGGCGAGGTGCAGAACAACGCCCAGGCGGTGGAGCGCCTCGCCGAGGAAACCGAAACCATCGACAAGGTGCTGACGGTGATCCGTGGCATCGCCGAGCAGACCAACCTGCTGGCCCTCAACGCCGCCATCGAGGCCGCCCGGGCCGGCGAGATGGGCCGGGGCTTCGCCGTGGTGGCCGAGGAAGTCCGCTCCCTGGCCCAGCGCACCACAGGCGCCACCAGCGAGATCCAGCAACTGATCGCGCGCCTGCAACAGGCCGCGCGGCAGTCGGTGGAGGCCATGCGCATCCAGGTGGAGCACGCCGAGACCAGCGCCCAGCAGGCCGCCGCCGCCGACGGCGCCCTGGTGGAGGTGGTGGAGGCCATCCGCACCATCGCCAGCATGGCCGAGCGCATCGCCGACGCCACCGCCCAGCAGAGCGGCGCGGTCAGCGACATCCGCGACCACAGCGAACAGATCCACGTCCTGGGCGGCACCAACCTGGCGCGCATCGGCGAAAGCCGCAGCCAGGGCGAACGGCTGATGCAGCTCGGGGGCGAACTGCATACCGCGGTGCAGGCCTTCCGCGTCTGAAGTCGCCGCGACTCATTGTCGCGGCCATCGCCCCCGGTCCGACGCGCCCGGGACGCGACCTTTCGGTCAGGTGACAAAACCGCTTACAGCCGCGCGCCTGCAGGAAAGCACCAAGGTCCGTTATGATGCAGGCACTTTCCGCTCAAGAGACTTCCATGCGCCGCCTGCTGAGCCTGATCCTGCTGCTGGTGGCCCTGCCCGCCGGCGCAGGGTTGCTGGACAATCGCCCCAGTTCCACCCTGGGCGCCCCCCTCAACAACAGCGCCGACTTCCTGCCGGTTCGCGAGGCCTTTCGCCTCAGCCTGGTGGAGAGCACCGCCAGCCAGGTGAAGCTGCGCTTCACCAACGCCGAGGGGTATTACCTCTACAGGCACCGTTTCCAGTTCCAGGCCGAACCCGCCGACAGCGGCCTGGGCCAGCCGGTGCTGCCCGCCGGCAAACACAAGACTGACGAGTTCTTCGGCGATGTCGAGGTCTACTACGGCGTACTGGACCTGGACCTGCCCCTGGACCCGGCCCGCAAGCCGCCGACCGCCCTGCGGGTGACCTACCAGGGCTGCGCCGACAAGGGCCTGTGCTACCCGCCGGAGACCGAGGTGATCCAGCTCGCCGCCGGCAGCGCCGCCAATGGCGGGCAGACGGGCAGCGGCGTGACCGGAGCGGGCTGGGGCTGGCATGAGCTGGCGCTGTTCTTCCTCGCCGGTCTGGGCCTGACCTTCACCCCCTGCGTACTGCCCATGCTGCCGATCCTTTCCGGCGTGGTGCTGCGCGGCCAGGCCGGCGGCGGACGCGGCCTGGTGCTGTCCCTGGCCTACGTGCTGCCCATGGCCGCCTGCTTCGCCCTGCTGGGTGCGCTGATGGGGCTGTTCGGCGCCGAACTCAACCTCCAGGCGCGCCTGCAGTCGCCCTGGGTGCTGGTGCCTTTCGCGGCCTTCTTCACCGCCTTCGCCCTGGCCATGTTCGGCCTCTATGAACTGCGCCTGCCGCGTTTCATCAGCGGCCCGCTGGATACCCTGGCGGGCAGCACCAAGGGCGGTTCGATCTGGAGCGCGGCCCTGCTTGGCGTGGTGTCCAGCCTGCTGGTCTCGCCTTGCGTCTCCGCGCCCCTGGCCGGCGCCCTGCTCTATATCAGTGCCAGCGGCGACGCACTGGGCGGCGGCCTGAAGCTGTTCGCCCTGGGGCTGGGCATGGGCGCGCCACTGGTGCTGTTCGCCACAGGTGGCGGCGCGCTACTGCCGAAGGCCGGGCACTGGATGGTAGCCGTGCGCAATGCCTTCGGCGTGCTGCTGCTGGCCGTGGCGGTGTGGATGCTCGAACGGGTCCTGCCCGGCCCGCTCGCACTGGCCCTCTGGGGCCTGCTGGCGGGTGGCGTGGCGCTGTTCCTCGGGGCCCTGGAATTCACCGCCAAGGCGCCCCGCGAGCGCCTGGCGCAACTGGCCGGCCTGGTACTGCTGGTCTACGCCGTGGCCGCCTGGTCCGGCGCACTGAAGGGGGAATCCGACCCGCTGCGTCCCCTGGGGCGCACGCACCTGGCTGGTGCACCGTCCGTCGGACAGGCCGCCGGGGAATGGCAGACCATCAAGACCCCCGCCCAGCTCGATGCCGTCCTCGCCGACGCGCGGGGCTCTGGCACGCCGCTGCTGCTGGACTGGTACGCCGACTGGTGCATTAGTTGCAAGGTCATCGAACGTGAAGTCCTGACCGCCACGGAGGTGACCTCTCAGCTGGGCGGCTATCGGCTGATCCGCTTCGACATGACCGAGAGCAACGCGGAACAACGCGCCCTGCTCGACCGCTACAGGCTGTTCGGCCCACCCGCCATCCTGTTCTTCGACGGCCAGGGTGACGAATTGGCCGATCTGCGTGTCGTAGGTGAAGTCGATGCCAAGGCCTTCGCCGCCCGCCTGCAGCAGGCGCACGCATCGCGCTGATGCATGCAACGTCATATATTTGCCGTAAAAACCGGGCATCTTGTCGACTATTGTTGACATCTGGACAGCCTTTCCCGCTATCCGGCATAGTGCCGCCTGGCCTCCAATAAGGAAGACACCCCATGGCCACCCTGCTCGTTCTGCATGGCCCCAACCTCAACCTGCTGGGCACCCGCGAACCCGACAAGTACGGTGCCACCACCCTGGCCGAGATCAACCAGGACCTGGAGCGCCGCGCCCGCGAGGCAGGCCACCACCTGATGGTCCTGCAAAGCAACGCCGAGTACGAACTGATCGACCGGATTCACGCGGCACGTGGTGAAGGCGTGGACTTCATCATCATCAATCCTGCTGCTTTCACCCATACAAGTGTCGCCCTACGTGACGCGATGCTCGCAGTGAGCATCCCATTCATCGAAGTGCACCTGTCCAACGTGCACAAACGAGAGCCTTTCCGCCATCACTCCTACT
This genomic window from Pseudomonas furukawaii contains:
- a CDS encoding DUF2333 family protein, whose product is MLDWKKRMGEARERVDDSVDDVRSYVGGVWLSRALGSLVLIYLLACLVVGWYWSREPELFPVQQNAQAAAERAGRQMVSGYTTVETLKTVGQTLLDKSGGYLSNDLAPPGLWLDNMPSWEYGVLVQVRDLSRALRKDFARSQSQSTEDADLARAEPRFNFDNKSWALPASEAEYKEGIRSLDRYLARLSDPNQPGAQFYTRADNLNNWLGDVATRLGSLSQRLSASVGRVRLNTDVNPEAAVASGKVPDVSEEIVETPWLQIDNVFYEARGQAWALSHILRAIEVDFADVLAKKNATISVRQIIRELEAAQEPLWSPMVLNGSGYGVLANHSLVMANYISRANAAVIDLRQLLEQG
- a CDS encoding response regulator, translated to MTEQEDPSRDRLKHHFAQRVINQARHVLEIWQRLQRSEWSAACMAELAEASLNLQRYAERFEQPEHRHLAQAIGNCLRGVEENRGRLSSDLITELSLLMQRLSRTGLRQGDPFEQTFLPPLRKPVYLALQSTDRAERLTQQLEFFGLNAQRCESANAFRASMAERHPSAIVMEVDFAGPGVGLELAREAQQGLDQKLPVIFFSHEDTDAQTRLAAVRAGGQEFFTGALDASSLLEKLETLTRTAHYDPFKVLVVDDSRAQATHTELVLNAAGIVTRVVTEPVQTLSVLADFQPDLIILDMYMPECLGTELAKVIRQHERYVSVPIIYLSAEDDLDKQLDAMSEGGDDFLTKPIKPRHLIATVRTRATRARSLKARMVRDSLTGLFNHTHTLQLLEDASSRTRREGKPLCFAMLDIDHFKRVNDTYGHPMGDRVIKSLALFLKQRLRKTDFIGRYGGEEFAVVLPDTDLEAARRVLEGIRQRFAEIRYPAQPHDLSCTFSCGIAQLRDDQDINQLSRLADEALYRAKHGGRNRVELHRD
- a CDS encoding methyl-accepting chemotaxis protein encodes the protein MRLKLLTNLITLLLVTVCLALGATLWWSQRALERPYQLMEQYLELAQRFRGEVADNVQGYLASGDALRHSAASQGIDSLEQRLDQLPDDLADDLRPSFNELREFTRGELLAAGKLAGDPQGLLIQAEREIAGALDQLARYADESASPTAADYRAPLFIGAQHLNRLSQARAKLVESGRDELAVDVERELEALTRDSAALDALPLLGVADSGASAADDFAAMMGLESQGETSQAEDRGIALKRELSGLLKRYPGELARTRELIQRRVELARATAHRLEALQGALAALEPRVRAEHGRIQGEVRLIQGLMIGLILLLALGIDRIQRRLTQVLGHLVKALGAWAAGDFSRPMALGSNTLDLRRIEESLNRLRDYLGELVGTIRQHAEQVAGSSTTLTHLNNGLHASAEDQAGGTAQIRDALGELEATIQQVAGDASLAADASRDAGRAVEQGQGVIDQSLAGLHQLVGEVQNNAQAVERLAEETETIDKVLTVIRGIAEQTNLLALNAAIEAARAGEMGRGFAVVAEEVRSLAQRTTGATSEIQQLIARLQQAARQSVEAMRIQVEHAETSAQQAAAADGALVEVVEAIRTIASMAERIADATAQQSGAVSDIRDHSEQIHVLGGTNLARIGESRSQGERLMQLGGELHTAVQAFRV
- a CDS encoding protein-disulfide reductase DsbD — protein: MRRLLSLILLLVALPAGAGLLDNRPSSTLGAPLNNSADFLPVREAFRLSLVESTASQVKLRFTNAEGYYLYRHRFQFQAEPADSGLGQPVLPAGKHKTDEFFGDVEVYYGVLDLDLPLDPARKPPTALRVTYQGCADKGLCYPPETEVIQLAAGSAANGGQTGSGVTGAGWGWHELALFFLAGLGLTFTPCVLPMLPILSGVVLRGQAGGGRGLVLSLAYVLPMAACFALLGALMGLFGAELNLQARLQSPWVLVPFAAFFTAFALAMFGLYELRLPRFISGPLDTLAGSTKGGSIWSAALLGVVSSLLVSPCVSAPLAGALLYISASGDALGGGLKLFALGLGMGAPLVLFATGGGALLPKAGHWMVAVRNAFGVLLLAVAVWMLERVLPGPLALALWGLLAGGVALFLGALEFTAKAPRERLAQLAGLVLLVYAVAAWSGALKGESDPLRPLGRTHLAGAPSVGQAAGEWQTIKTPAQLDAVLADARGSGTPLLLDWYADWCISCKVIEREVLTATEVTSQLGGYRLIRFDMTESNAEQRALLDRYRLFGPPAILFFDGQGDELADLRVVGEVDAKAFAARLQQAHASR
- the aroQ gene encoding type II 3-dehydroquinate dehydratase, with product MATLLVLHGPNLNLLGTREPDKYGATTLAEINQDLERRAREAGHHLMVLQSNAEYELIDRIHAARGEGVDFIIINPAAFTHTSVALRDAMLAVSIPFIEVHLSNVHKREPFRHHSYFSDVAVGVICGLGATGYRLALDAALEHLERP